In the Scomber japonicus isolate fScoJap1 chromosome 18, fScoJap1.pri, whole genome shotgun sequence genome, one interval contains:
- the scaf1 gene encoding splicing factor, arginine/serine-rich 19: MDLTPASGFKRRPAASSSPVGAREIARSPPSRSPSSSPSSPSSDPSSPLSTSSSVCANSSVYQNHVKGQSRGTEVARVSSTSASLPKLSLSASTPNTASDSLPHTSVHPRVDCEEEGRKKEMYDPFHPTEGDKEGRVEVEEGEGEKYDPFDPTGSPASDTDDGSSKVRGETENAETGKDEAKEEEPPDSTDAFTDPLSPSPTTQLPLRRRVDCSITKAGGQRESAESEHSEIEEGEIVGAADRDGGNKRAAGGNLPLDSPNVSFFGSKPERILRVLDGDGFVSVCAEGSWEDREAEDEPVIGVEDLRTKLVSRRKERYLSFPASSALSPEPLPLPPSHPADSPPSSPLAPPVEQGGKNRKSSKSSKDQDRQKSKDRKAGEKEERRKKRRKEKEGGQERSKEREQGQKSGKEAKSRRSSRSSSRKRKKRRHSSPEASGSHNSSGRGGQTRRSFSSLSEERHRERDRDKDRARDRTGEGDRDRERERDRDRGRERDRERERDQNRTSSHRREERDRDSSSRKEDRERKRRHSSSRERDVSKGSKRSREKREDDRERQRDRERRRDGRPVVPPSIQDLNGSDLFAIKRTITVTTTTTTTTVPGSPRLAPASPCRPTQDSDKPHKRKKKRKWRSGGEEEDQGSCRSRSQSLSPPRYHGYESDRYSDKLEIDVLSLDGEALDSDYPSLEDTPPAALPPEPPAPSPKTKTAPKTGRHHTKKKSRTLKKIGQSESSSSSSNRTKSKCLSSLSVTSGAPPVLSGLPSVKKTRKIGKDKERQSSRKDLSRSGKSKKESGSRKGKLQSKVSVLVREGVSSTTGSSVGSGKLGMDLLGPGGAGGGGGGSVVGGSIAVVFCRDNESRSPFLKPCSEPLSLGNRGKDLANMGKRSSLAAPPPSLTGPTGLKSKKTKPSSITSTSSSASSPSSSLATKRRRRLAKKSREKGGVAALSGGDGSQTKATSDGWSGASLDVQSAVGDGTKSISPHAGQAGPAPCSSSSSSSTSSSSFTSVLPPSSSPPHTPPPSMAPLRDTRESSPDSQTVDSSCKTPEPSFLAEDCPTQTSPTLPPSSPSSLSTSQGASLGNALSTSAAKPPPPDDAPKSLASPPCSSSSVGCGLASLSLPLSSSDPSSSSVSSSSASKPPPPPPPPAAPALPWSLQTGVDCTTGGVLALTALLFKMEEANIASRAKAQEFIQATSQILSQANQSQSQQHAPPSSASSSSSSQIPPPPSLPPPPGLSPAQFILHGSLPLVGCTKTPPSHLHPSIGGGCAQTPPPIMPVGLSGVTGGSGDAGWDNESKDPDKYLKKLHTQERAVEEVKLAIKPYYQRKDINKDEYKDILRKAVHKICHSRTGEINPVKVSNLVKLYVQRYKYFRKHGRKMDEEERDDREPGALHSSA; this comes from the exons ATGGACTTGACTCCAGCATCAGGCTTCAAAAGGAGACCCGCTGCCTCCTCTTCCCCCGTCGGAGCGAGAGAGATCGCCAGGAGCCCTCCTTCCCGCTCGCCCTCCTCATCTCCGTCGTCTCCTTCGTCCGATCCGTCGTCCCCCTTGTCCACGTCCTCCTCCGTCTGCGCCAACTCGTCAGTTTATCAGAACCATGTAAAAGGTCAGAGTCGGGGGACGGAGGTGGCCAGGGTGTCCTCCACTTCTGCCTCTCTACCGAAGTTATCTCTCTCCGCGTCTACGCCCAACACTGCCTCCGACTCGCTCCCTCACACCTCAGTGCATCCACGTGTGGATTgtgaagaagagggaaggaagaaggagatgTACGATCCTTTCCATCCCACTGAGGGAGACAAGGAGGGaagggtggaggtggaggagggtgaAGGGGAAAAATACGACCCGTTTGATCCAACCGGCTCCCCAGCTTCAGACACTGACGACGGGAGCAGCAAAGTTAGAGGAGAGACGGAAAACGCCGAAACAGGAAAGGATGAGGCGAAAGAAGAAGAGCCTCCAGATTCCACTGACGCCTTCACCGACCCGCTGAGCCCCTCCCCGACCACCCAGCTCCCTCTGAGGAGGAGAGTGGACTGTAGCATCACCAAAGCTGGAGGGCAGAGGGAGAGCGCCGAATCTGAGCACTCTGAGATAGAGGAGGGGGAGATAGTCGGGGCTGCCGACAGAGACGGAGGCAACAAGAGAGCAGCTGGTGGGAATCTCCCTTTAGATTCTCCCAACGTCTCCTTCTTCGGTTCGAAGCCGGAGCGGATCCTACGGGTGCTGGACGGGGACGGCTTCGTGTCAGTGTGCGCAGAAGGCAGctgggaggacagagaggcCGAGGACGAGCCCGTGATAGGAGTAGAGGATCTGAGGACCAAGCTGGTGAGCAGGCGGAAGGAAAGATATCTCTCCTTCCCCGCATCCTCCGCCCTCTCTCCTGAGCCGctgcctctccctccctcccacccggCAGATtctccaccctcctcccctctgGCGCCCCCCGTGGAGCAAGGCGGCAAGAACCGCAAGTCCTCCAAGAGCTCCAAGGAccaggacagacagaaaagcaAGGACAGGAAGGccggggagaaggaggagagaaggaagaagagaaggaaagagaaagagggaggacaagagaggagcaaagaaagggagcaagggcAAAAGAGTGGGAAGGAGGCGAAAAGTCGGAGGAGCAgtaggagcagcagcaggaagaggaaaaagagacgACACAGCAGCCCTGAGGCGTCAGGGTCCCACAACTCCTCAGGGAGAGGGGGACAAACCAGACGCTCCTTCTCCAGCCTGTCTGAAGAacgacacagagagagggacagagacaaagacagggCGAGGGACAGAACTGGGGAgggggacagagacagagagagagagagagacagagacagaggaagagagcgagatagagaaagagagagagatcaaaaCCGCACTAGTAGccacagaagagaagagagagacagagactctAGCTCCaggaaggaggacagggagaggaagagaagacactCGAGCAGCAGAGAGCGGGACGTTTCAAAGGGCTCCAAAAGAAgcagagaaaagagggaagacgacagagagagacagcgggACAGGGAGCGGCGCCGGGATGGTCGCCCTGTCGTCCCGCCGTCCATTCAGGACCTGAACGGCTCCGACCTTTTCGCCATCAAGAGAACCATCACAGTcaccacaaccaccaccaccaccactgtaCCCGGCTCCCCCAGGCTGGCCCCCGCCTCTCCCTGCAGGCCCACACAGGACTCAGACAAACCCcacaaaaggaagaagaagagaaaatggcGCTCCggcggagaggaggaggaccaggGAAGCTGCCGCAGCCGCTCCCAGTCCCTTTCCCCACCGAGGTACCACGGCTACGAGTCGGACCGCTACTCCGACAAACTGGAGATAGATGTGCTGTCGTTGGACGGCGAGGCGCTGGACTCCGACTACCCGTCTTTAGAGGACACGCCTCCCGCCGCCCTGCCTCCAGAACCGCCAGCCCCCAGCCCCAAAACTAAAACCGCCCCCAAGACCGGACGCCATCACACGAAAAAGAAATCCCGCACATTAAAGAAAATCGGCCAGTCcgaatcctcctcctcctcttcaaatAGAACCAAAAGCAAATGCCTCTCATCGCTGTCGGTCACATCGGGCGCCCCCCCCGTCTTATCGGGGCTCCCCTCGGTGAAGAAAACCAGGAAGATAGGAAAGGACAAAGAGAGGCAGAGTAGCAGGAAGGATCTGAGTCGCTCTGGAAAATCGAAGAAAGAGAGCGGCAGCCGGAAAGGTAAGCTGCAGTCCAAAGTGTCTGTGCTGGTGCGCGAAGGTGTGAGCAGCACCACCGGCTCTTCCGTGGGATCAGGTAAGCTGGGCATGGATCTTCTGGGGccaggaggtgcaggaggagggggcgggggcTCGGTGGTGGGCGGCTCCATCGCAGTGGTCTTCTGCAGAGACAATGAGAGCAGGTCTCCATTCCTCAAACCGTGCTCGGAGCCACTGTCGCTGGGCAACCGCGGCAAAGATCTGGCCAACATGGGGAAGAGGAGCAGCCTGGCAGCACCTCCACCCTCCTTAACTGGCCCCACAGGACTCAAATCCAAGAAAACCAAGCCCAGCTCCATCACATCCACCTCCTCTTCCGCCTCCTCCCCCTCGTCTTCCCTGGCGACGAAGCGGCGCCGTCGCTTGGCCAAGAAGAGCAGGGAGAAAGGCGGAGTGGCAGCACTGAGTGGAGGAGACGGCAGCCAGACGAAAGCTACGTCTGATGGCTGGTCCGGAGCGTCTTTAGATGTTCAGTCGGCTGTAGGAGACGGGACCAAGTCAATCAGTCCACACGCTGGCCAAGCTGGCCCCGCCCCctgctcatcctcctcttcctcctccacttcctcctcctccttcaccagTGTgctcccaccctcctcctcgcccccccacacacctccaccctcTATGGCTCCTCTGCGGGACACCAGGGAGTCTTCACCAGACTCTCAGACGGTGGACAGCAGCTGTAAGACTCCGGAGCCTTCTTTCCTAGCAGAGGACTGTCCCACTCAGACCAGCCCCACACTCCCACCGTCCAGCCCCTCGAGCCTGTCTACCTCCCAGGGAGCCAGCCTCGGCAACGCCTTGTCCACATCCGCCGCCAAGCCCCCCCCTCCAGACGACGCCCCCAAATCACTGGCCTCGCCCCCTTGCTCGTCCTCTTCGGTGGGTTGCGGCCTCGCCTCcctgtctctgcctctgtccTCGTCagacccctcctcctcctcagtgtCCTCTTCATCTGCTAGTaagcctcctcctccccctccccctccagcAGCTCCTGCCCTCCCCTGGAGTCTGCAGACTGGGGTGGACTGCACAACCGGAGGAGTCTTAGCAT TGACTGCTCTGCTCTTTAAAATGGAAGAGGCAAACATCGCCAGCAGAGCCAAAGCACAAGAGTTCATCCAAGCAACCAGTCAG ATCCTCTCTCAGGCCAATCAGAGCCAGTCACAGCAGCATGCGCCTCCttcctcagcctcctcctcctcctcctcacagatccccccccctccctctctgcctccacctCCCGGACTGAGCCCAGCCCAGTTCATCCTCCACGGCTCCCTCCCGTTGGTGGGTTGCACCAAAACCCCGCCCTCTCACCTGCACCCCTCCATAGGCGGTGGATGCGCACAGACCCCGCCCCCCATCATGCCCGTGGGTCTGTCAGGAGTGACGGGGGGCTCTGGGGATGCTGGATGGGACAATGAGAGTAAAGATCCTGATAAG TACCTGAAGAAGCTGCACACTCAGGAGCGAGCAGTGGAGGAAGTGAAGCTTGCCATCAAACCTTACTATCAGCGCAAAGACATCAACAAGGACGAATACAAAGACATCCTCAGGAAAGCTGTGCATAAG ATCTGCCACAGCCGTACAGGGGAAATCAACCCAGTCAAAGTCAGCAACCTGGTGAAGCTGTACGTCCAACGTTACAAATACTTCCGGAAACACGGACGCAAAATGGACGAGGAAGAGAGGGACGACAGGGAGCCAGGAGCGCTGCATTCCTCTGCCTGA